The Paenibacillus sp. RUD330 genome has a segment encoding these proteins:
- a CDS encoding glucoamylase family protein gives MTTTESYIQAARQLALTHDTARGRKASRQRRALAAQLRQLQEFAEELRADECGCSQPAAEWLLDHSEFIEEQGYHASMELRQGGLAGLPYLRRSGHARVEAVCDGYLDASGGSYDRNTFVAFIQAYQEVAVLTIAETWSLPLALKTCLFRRLAEVFREVRQRHDACMGAERILKQALAGGRGPQALPLAEALDRAGRDIMLSGAVVAHLTSRLREWADDSEDVRRWLLLRLDNGTESLARLNAYEARLQARYQSEAGRLIGSLRAAERTSWEKELEHLSMADAMLKSEAAGTYPLMDAQSRATLRASTARLAARLGLPESLVATCAVRLADAEAGKAGWQAADGDGLPASGNPEGSSAPLSGKSAPGPGGVAELRKKAGEQAHQELPLLPRTAYAAYYLLEPQGRQLLRREARRTAKARRLPENGLLRHRTSTYLSLLAVLFAAAVSILTIWAGAAGGLRAGGWVLAALLLALPASEWAVVLLHGLIGKFMPTRPLLRYDFATGIPPGADTMIVVPVIWSSIAEVKELVHRLELHYLANRDARFHFALLGDYPDAESQHTELDKELAEAGAEGIRRLNRQYGAEGSTFHMLQRKRTWNEREGVWMGWERKRGKVVEFARLLEGGQQTGFSLSESDASVFPRIAYVITLDADTQLPIGSAQRMVGTMHLPYNRPRLNEKGTRVAEGYAVLQPRIAISRESAASSRLAALWAGNPGIDPYAFAVSDPYQDGVGQGIFTGKGIFDARLFRRLLADRIPDNAVLSHDLLEGGFLRSGLLSDIELVDGHPKTFRSWQLRLHRWVRGDWQLLCWLKPKVRDCSGTPRPVDLSAITRWQIVDNLRRSLLPPALYLLLVIGLLLPPGARWTLLAAALLTACLPLLQALAAPGYLVRHPGQLKAAVLQACLSVLLLPYQAAMMADAVLRTLYRLNVSRKRLLEWTSAAETDRTSGGKLIAFRIPGTVLALLLPVAGWLSGAAAGWQAASILAAAAWLAAPLLVVWLNGAPTVREERLSDAERDKLRSLAANIWAYYADHVTAEDNWLPPDNVQLDPDKGAARRTSPTNIGLLLACTVTARDFGFISFERMVERISLTVDTLEKMDRWHGHFFNWYDTGTLQPLYPRYVSTVDSGNLVAYLIAVRQGVLEWAQRESGAWRDGRARLNANTAAASESKPAPVSSSTSMLELEPESESGAVSESESVSGSGTEPQSGTGSGISASVEKAVRLAERLEKLAAETDFRPLYDSEAQLLSLGYNADQDRRDDILYDLLASEARQASFLAIASGQLPVSHWFRLGRGLTRIGRNPALLSWSGTMFEYLMPALLMKTYRGSIWDSTFRAVVARQKEYARERGVPYGISESGYYAFDYDMNYQYKAFGVPGLGFQRGLEKELVLAPYAAIMALPWDIKDGMDNLRRYEEIGAVGPYGFCEAVDMTPSRLPEGDKHRVVRSFMAHHQGMSLLTLGNLLLERPMTERFHADPRVEAAELILQERIPEKAAVIAPQALKPGSARSAPAEDGRYIREFRHPVTDVPEVNVLSNGSFTTIVTAAGSGVIRSGGVNMTRWREDALTESYGPAVYIRDLTGGLFWSPCFYPVGSEGEGASAKFGLEKAEFSRKEGGVAAVMEVFAAPEHPAEIRLLRLVNESREPRLLEITTYLELALAPPAVDDAHPAFSKLFVQTSYDSDTGALLAFRRPRSPEEKQVWGVHALIVDGEQTAPLEYETDRAKFIGRGHSLAAPRSAGERLSGTTGAVLDPAFVLRRKLTLQPGEQAVLQAVSGMSGSRGEALQMVRELRGIQRMDKAADLAWTLAGISLRQHRLQPAEAAAMQTLAARLLYVPPLGRERAEAIRRNKSGQPGLWSMGISGDLPIVLLRIGDLSQLGFADRIIDGHGYLRRLGIASDLVLLNESSEGYQQELHHALSASVQAAVSYPPYSVGGGLYPLDAAKLSGESLDLLAASARVALDAGGPSLGAQLRSRPLRSAGDDAEQADEAGSGVEEAGTGGWDEASLQTRRKACVVPLPLAPEPGELQFFNGWGGFTADGGEYVIRLKPGEPLAVPWSNVIAGPRFGTLVTERGTGYTWWSNSREFKLSPWSNDPVLDPPGELAYVRDEESGCFWTAFPSPSDTREFRVAHGRGYSRFETAMEGLSQSISVSVHPSDPVKLTAVSLTNDSGRSRRLSVTGMCSWVLGVSRDSSASYIVTEWDPQSGSLLARNAYQDTFREASAFLRISSDRTGSLHEDISFTANRKEFIGSGHTVYCPAGMGTAGLSGETGVFADSCGAVRLALTLAPGETRTVYLSLGAGASREEALELAQRYRSPDSCSAVEPASAAFWKEKLEQTVVETPDKEMNLLMNGWLLYQALSCRVWARTAFFQAGGAYGFRDQLQDSMSLLHAMPELTRRQLLLNASHQYEEGDVQHWWHEETHKGIRTRYTDDLLWLPYASARYAVHTGDWDVFDDKAPFIASAPLGPEEHERYEATVLSGQEGTLYEHCVRAVDKGLTSGRHGIPLMGIGDWNDGMNSVGDEGRGESVWLGWFLCVVLEKFGAVCELRGDELRAAHYRKERLRIAAAINEHAWDGEWFRRACTDEGAWLGSSRSAECRIDAIAQSWSVISGGAPRERASMAMRSFDRELVDRHLMLARLLTPAFDKTHPSPGYIQGYPPGLRENGAQYTHGVIWSIVAWAKLGEGDKAADLFRLLNPVSHAKSPGDVRRYGGEPYVMAADVYTTDIYGGKAGWTWYTGASGWMYQAGLEWILGLRREGDELIVEPCLPADWPSVSLTYRYGGSRTEIRVLNPHRLPASKSRARINGASPGPDEGRGARIRLLGNSGVQSVTIIMEQSESDESAVSGLK, from the coding sequence ATGACGACTACGGAATCCTATATACAGGCAGCTAGACAGCTCGCCCTGACTCATGATACGGCTAGAGGGAGAAAGGCCTCCCGGCAAAGGCGGGCGCTCGCTGCCCAGCTCAGGCAGCTGCAGGAATTCGCCGAGGAGCTGCGCGCGGACGAATGCGGCTGCTCGCAGCCTGCCGCCGAATGGCTGCTGGACCATTCGGAATTCATCGAGGAGCAGGGTTATCATGCTTCGATGGAGCTGAGGCAGGGAGGGCTTGCCGGCCTTCCTTATTTGCGGCGCTCGGGCCATGCCCGGGTGGAAGCCGTCTGCGACGGGTACTTGGACGCCTCGGGCGGAAGCTACGACCGGAATACGTTCGTCGCCTTCATCCAGGCGTACCAGGAGGTCGCCGTGCTTACGATCGCGGAGACGTGGTCGCTGCCGCTCGCTCTGAAGACATGCCTCTTCAGGCGTCTTGCGGAAGTGTTCAGAGAGGTGCGCCAGCGGCATGACGCCTGCATGGGCGCGGAGCGAATCCTGAAGCAGGCGCTTGCCGGCGGCAGAGGGCCGCAAGCGCTGCCTCTGGCGGAAGCGCTCGACAGAGCCGGCAGGGACATCATGCTCTCGGGAGCGGTCGTGGCCCATCTGACCTCGCGGCTGCGGGAATGGGCGGACGATTCCGAGGATGTGCGGCGCTGGCTGCTGCTGCGCCTGGACAACGGAACGGAAAGCCTGGCCAGGCTGAACGCTTATGAAGCGAGGCTTCAAGCCCGGTATCAAAGCGAGGCAGGCCGTCTGATCGGCAGCCTGAGAGCTGCCGAGCGGACTTCCTGGGAGAAAGAGCTGGAGCATCTCAGCATGGCCGATGCGATGCTCAAAAGCGAAGCGGCAGGGACTTATCCTCTCATGGATGCGCAGAGCAGGGCGACGCTGCGGGCAAGCACGGCGCGGCTGGCGGCGCGGCTTGGTCTGCCGGAGAGCCTGGTCGCGACCTGCGCGGTCCGGCTGGCGGATGCGGAGGCCGGAAAAGCGGGATGGCAAGCGGCGGACGGCGATGGGCTGCCGGCAAGCGGGAACCCGGAGGGCAGCTCGGCTCCTTTATCGGGGAAGAGCGCTCCGGGTCCCGGCGGTGTTGCGGAGCTCCGCAAGAAGGCTGGGGAGCAAGCCCATCAGGAGCTTCCATTGCTTCCTCGAACCGCGTACGCGGCTTATTATCTGCTCGAGCCTCAAGGCAGGCAGCTGCTGCGCCGGGAGGCTCGCCGAACAGCAAAAGCCCGGAGACTGCCTGAAAACGGCTTGCTCCGGCATCGGACAAGCACCTATCTCTCGCTGCTGGCGGTCCTGTTCGCCGCTGCCGTCTCGATCCTCACGATCTGGGCGGGGGCGGCCGGCGGACTCCGTGCAGGAGGCTGGGTTCTGGCCGCCTTGCTGCTTGCGCTTCCGGCCTCGGAATGGGCTGTCGTCCTGCTGCATGGGCTGATCGGGAAATTCATGCCGACCAGGCCGCTGCTCCGATACGATTTCGCGACGGGAATTCCGCCGGGAGCGGACACGATGATCGTCGTTCCGGTCATCTGGTCGAGCATCGCCGAGGTGAAGGAGCTGGTCCATCGGCTGGAGCTTCATTATCTGGCCAACCGGGACGCGCGCTTCCACTTCGCCTTGCTGGGCGACTATCCCGATGCGGAGAGCCAGCACACAGAGCTGGACAAGGAGCTTGCGGAAGCCGGAGCGGAAGGAATCCGAAGGCTCAACCGGCAATACGGCGCGGAAGGAAGCACGTTCCACATGCTCCAGCGGAAGCGGACCTGGAACGAGCGGGAAGGCGTCTGGATGGGCTGGGAGCGCAAGCGCGGCAAGGTCGTCGAGTTCGCGAGGCTGCTGGAGGGCGGGCAGCAGACCGGATTCTCGCTGAGCGAGTCCGATGCTTCCGTGTTTCCGCGGATCGCTTACGTCATTACGCTGGATGCCGACACGCAGCTTCCCATCGGAAGCGCGCAGCGGATGGTCGGCACGATGCATCTTCCGTACAATCGGCCGCGCCTCAACGAGAAGGGCACGAGGGTGGCGGAAGGGTATGCGGTGCTGCAGCCGCGGATCGCGATCAGCCGGGAATCCGCCGCCAGCTCCCGCCTGGCCGCGCTCTGGGCAGGCAACCCCGGCATCGATCCGTATGCGTTCGCGGTGTCGGATCCGTACCAGGACGGTGTCGGCCAGGGCATTTTTACGGGAAAAGGAATATTCGACGCGCGGTTGTTCCGCCGGCTGCTGGCGGACCGGATTCCGGACAATGCCGTTCTCAGCCACGATCTGCTGGAGGGCGGATTCCTGCGGAGCGGCCTGCTTTCCGACATCGAGCTTGTCGACGGGCATCCGAAGACGTTCCGTTCCTGGCAGCTGCGGCTGCATCGTTGGGTCCGGGGAGACTGGCAGCTGCTGTGCTGGCTGAAGCCCAAGGTGCGCGACTGCTCCGGCACGCCGCGGCCAGTCGATCTCAGCGCGATCACCCGCTGGCAGATCGTCGACAACCTCAGGCGGAGCCTGCTTCCGCCGGCGCTTTACCTGCTGCTCGTCATCGGGCTGCTGCTGCCTCCCGGAGCCAGATGGACGCTGCTGGCGGCGGCTCTTCTCACGGCCTGCCTGCCGCTGCTTCAAGCTCTCGCCGCTCCGGGCTACCTGGTGCGCCATCCCGGACAGCTGAAAGCCGCCGTCCTGCAAGCCTGCCTGTCGGTGCTGCTGCTGCCCTATCAGGCGGCCATGATGGCCGATGCCGTCTTGCGAACCCTGTACCGGCTGAACGTATCCCGCAAAAGGCTTCTGGAATGGACGAGCGCGGCAGAGACGGACAGGACCAGCGGCGGGAAGCTCATCGCGTTCCGGATTCCGGGAACCGTGCTGGCCTTGCTGCTGCCCGTTGCCGGCTGGCTGTCCGGCGCTGCGGCCGGCTGGCAGGCTGCCTCCATTCTGGCCGCAGCGGCCTGGCTGGCCGCTCCGCTGCTGGTCGTCTGGCTGAACGGCGCTCCGACGGTGCGGGAGGAGCGGCTGTCGGATGCGGAACGGGACAAGCTGCGCAGCCTGGCCGCGAACATCTGGGCTTACTACGCCGATCATGTCACGGCGGAAGACAACTGGCTGCCGCCCGACAACGTCCAGCTCGATCCGGACAAAGGGGCGGCAAGGCGGACCTCGCCGACGAACATCGGCCTGCTGCTCGCCTGCACCGTCACGGCGCGGGATTTCGGATTCATTTCCTTCGAGCGGATGGTGGAGCGAATCTCGCTGACGGTCGACACGCTGGAGAAGATGGACCGCTGGCACGGGCATTTCTTCAACTGGTACGACACGGGCACGCTGCAGCCGCTCTATCCCCGGTACGTATCGACGGTCGATTCCGGCAATCTCGTCGCTTATCTGATCGCGGTCAGGCAAGGAGTGCTGGAATGGGCGCAGAGGGAGAGCGGAGCTTGGCGGGACGGGCGGGCCCGGTTGAACGCGAATACAGCGGCTGCGTCTGAGTCCAAGCCTGCGCCGGTCTCATCCTCTACGTCTATGCTGGAGCTGGAGCCTGAGTCGGAATCGGGGGCTGTATCCGAATCGGAGTCCGTGTCCGGATCGGGGACCGAGCCCCAATCGGGGACCGGGTCCGGAATATCCGCTTCGGTCGAGAAGGCTGTCCGGCTGGCGGAAAGGCTCGAGAAACTGGCGGCCGAGACCGATTTCCGGCCGCTCTACGACAGCGAGGCGCAGCTGCTGTCGCTCGGCTACAACGCCGATCAGGACAGACGGGACGACATCCTCTACGATCTGCTGGCATCGGAAGCGAGACAGGCGAGCTTCCTCGCGATCGCCAGCGGCCAGCTTCCCGTGTCGCATTGGTTCAGGCTGGGCCGCGGACTGACCCGGATCGGACGGAATCCGGCTCTGCTGAGCTGGTCCGGCACGATGTTCGAATACTTGATGCCGGCCTTGCTGATGAAAACCTATCGGGGGTCGATATGGGACAGCACGTTCAGGGCCGTAGTCGCCAGACAGAAGGAATATGCGCGGGAACGCGGAGTGCCTTACGGCATTTCGGAGTCGGGCTACTACGCCTTCGATTACGACATGAACTATCAATACAAGGCATTCGGAGTGCCGGGGCTCGGATTCCAGAGGGGACTTGAAAAGGAACTCGTCCTGGCCCCGTATGCGGCGATCATGGCGCTGCCTTGGGACATCAAGGACGGAATGGACAATCTTCGGCGCTACGAGGAGATCGGAGCTGTCGGTCCATACGGATTCTGCGAGGCGGTGGACATGACTCCGTCCCGATTGCCGGAGGGCGACAAGCACCGCGTCGTCCGCAGCTTCATGGCCCACCATCAGGGAATGAGCCTGCTCACGCTCGGCAATCTGCTGCTGGAGCGTCCCATGACCGAACGATTCCACGCCGATCCGCGCGTAGAGGCCGCCGAGCTCATCCTGCAGGAACGCATTCCGGAAAAGGCGGCCGTCATCGCGCCCCAGGCGCTCAAGCCGGGATCGGCGCGCAGCGCGCCGGCGGAAGACGGCCGTTACATCCGCGAGTTCCGCCATCCGGTCACGGACGTGCCGGAGGTGAACGTGCTGTCCAACGGCTCCTTCACGACGATTGTGACGGCAGCGGGCAGCGGCGTCATCCGCAGCGGCGGCGTGAACATGACCCGGTGGCGGGAGGATGCGCTCACGGAATCGTACGGTCCGGCCGTATATATCCGGGATCTTACTGGCGGTCTGTTCTGGTCGCCTTGTTTCTATCCCGTCGGATCGGAAGGGGAAGGAGCCTCCGCCAAGTTCGGCTTGGAGAAGGCGGAGTTTTCCCGCAAGGAAGGCGGCGTCGCGGCCGTCATGGAGGTATTCGCCGCTCCCGAGCACCCGGCGGAGATCCGGCTGCTGCGGCTGGTGAACGAGAGCCGGGAGCCGCGCCTGCTGGAAATCACGACTTATCTGGAGCTGGCGCTTGCTCCTCCAGCCGTCGACGACGCTCATCCGGCATTCAGCAAGCTGTTCGTCCAAACATCCTATGACAGCGACACCGGCGCGCTGCTCGCCTTCCGGCGGCCCCGCTCGCCCGAAGAGAAGCAGGTGTGGGGCGTCCATGCCTTGATTGTCGATGGAGAACAGACGGCTCCGCTTGAATATGAAACGGACCGGGCGAAGTTCATCGGCCGCGGCCATTCTCTCGCCGCTCCGCGGAGCGCCGGAGAACGGCTCAGCGGAACGACAGGAGCGGTGCTCGATCCCGCCTTCGTGCTGCGCCGCAAGCTGACCCTCCAGCCCGGAGAGCAGGCAGTGCTGCAGGCTGTGAGCGGCATGTCCGGCTCGCGCGGCGAGGCGCTGCAGATGGTGCGCGAGCTGCGCGGCATCCAGCGCATGGACAAGGCGGCCGATCTGGCCTGGACGCTGGCGGGAATCTCGCTGCGGCAGCACAGGCTGCAGCCAGCGGAAGCCGCGGCGATGCAAACCTTGGCGGCCAGGCTGCTCTATGTGCCGCCTCTTGGACGAGAGCGGGCTGAAGCCATCCGCCGCAACAAGTCCGGCCAGCCGGGATTATGGAGCATGGGCATATCCGGCGATCTCCCGATTGTCCTGCTCCGCATCGGTGACCTGTCGCAGCTCGGATTTGCGGACCGCATCATTGATGGCCATGGATACTTGCGGCGACTGGGCATCGCAAGCGATCTGGTGCTGCTGAACGAGAGCAGCGAAGGCTATCAGCAGGAGCTCCACCATGCTCTCTCGGCATCCGTGCAGGCTGCGGTGTCCTATCCTCCTTATTCCGTAGGAGGCGGCTTGTATCCGCTGGATGCGGCCAAGCTCTCGGGGGAGAGCCTCGACCTGCTGGCCGCTTCCGCTCGGGTCGCCCTTGATGCGGGGGGACCGAGCCTCGGAGCCCAGCTACGCAGCCGTCCGCTGCGGTCCGCCGGCGATGATGCGGAACAAGCCGACGAGGCAGGCAGCGGGGTGGAGGAAGCCGGCACGGGAGGCTGGGACGAGGCTTCGCTGCAGACAAGGAGAAAGGCCTGCGTCGTGCCGCTGCCGCTGGCTCCGGAACCCGGGGAGCTCCAGTTTTTCAACGGCTGGGGAGGTTTTACCGCGGATGGCGGCGAGTACGTGATCCGGCTCAAGCCGGGCGAGCCGCTGGCCGTGCCGTGGAGCAACGTCATCGCAGGCCCGCGTTTCGGAACGCTCGTGACCGAGCGGGGAACGGGTTATACCTGGTGGAGCAACAGCCGCGAATTCAAGCTTTCCCCTTGGTCGAACGATCCCGTTCTTGATCCTCCGGGCGAGCTTGCCTACGTCCGCGACGAGGAGTCGGGCTGTTTTTGGACCGCCTTTCCCTCCCCCTCGGACACGCGGGAATTCCGAGTCGCTCACGGACGCGGATACAGCCGTTTCGAGACGGCGATGGAGGGACTGAGCCAGTCCATATCCGTCTCGGTCCATCCTTCCGACCCCGTCAAGCTGACCGCAGTCAGCCTGACCAATGACAGCGGCCGTAGCCGGCGGCTGTCCGTGACCGGCATGTGCAGCTGGGTGCTTGGCGTGAGCCGGGATTCTTCGGCCTCCTATATCGTCACGGAGTGGGATCCGCAATCCGGATCGCTGCTTGCGCGAAACGCGTACCAGGACACGTTCCGGGAGGCGTCGGCTTTCCTGAGGATCAGCTCCGACCGGACGGGCAGCCTCCATGAAGACATCAGCTTCACGGCCAACCGAAAGGAGTTCATCGGAAGCGGCCATACCGTATATTGTCCGGCAGGCATGGGAACCGCGGGCCTGAGCGGGGAAACAGGAGTTTTCGCCGACAGCTGCGGAGCGGTCCGGCTTGCTTTGACGCTGGCGCCGGGCGAGACGCGGACCGTCTATCTCTCCCTGGGGGCGGGCGCAAGCCGGGAGGAAGCGCTGGAGCTGGCGCAGCGCTACCGCAGCCCGGACAGCTGCTCGGCCGTGGAGCCGGCTTCAGCCGCCTTCTGGAAGGAGAAGCTGGAGCAGACGGTCGTGGAGACGCCGGACAAGGAGATGAACCTGCTGATGAACGGCTGGCTTCTGTACCAGGCGCTCAGCTGCCGCGTCTGGGCGCGGACGGCGTTTTTCCAGGCGGGAGGCGCCTACGGCTTCCGCGACCAGCTCCAGGATTCGATGTCGCTGCTCCACGCCATGCCGGAATTGACGCGCCGGCAGCTGCTGCTGAACGCCTCGCACCAGTATGAGGAGGGCGATGTCCAGCACTGGTGGCATGAAGAAACGCATAAGGGAATCCGGACGCGCTACACCGACGACCTGCTCTGGCTCCCTTATGCATCGGCCCGTTATGCCGTTCATACGGGGGACTGGGATGTTTTCGACGACAAAGCGCCATTCATCGCAAGCGCCCCCCTCGGTCCCGAGGAGCATGAGCGGTACGAAGCGACCGTTCTCTCGGGCCAGGAGGGAACGCTGTACGAGCACTGCGTACGGGCTGTCGACAAAGGCCTCACTTCCGGCCGCCACGGCATTCCGCTGATGGGAATCGGCGACTGGAACGACGGCATGAACTCGGTCGGCGACGAGGGCCGCGGCGAAAGCGTATGGCTCGGCTGGTTCCTGTGCGTCGTGCTGGAGAAATTCGGCGCTGTCTGCGAGCTCCGCGGAGACGAGCTGCGGGCCGCCCATTACCGCAAGGAGCGGCTCCGGATCGCCGCCGCCATCAATGAGCATGCTTGGGACGGCGAGTGGTTCCGGAGGGCCTGCACCGACGAGGGGGCTTGGCTGGGCTCCAGCCGAAGCGCCGAATGCCGCATCGACGCGATCGCGCAGTCCTGGTCGGTCATTTCCGGCGGTGCTCCGCGCGAGCGGGCCTCCATGGCCATGCGGTCGTTCGACCGCGAGCTTGTCGACCGCCATCTGATGCTTGCTCGCCTGCTTACTCCCGCGTTCGACAAGACGCATCCAAGCCCGGGTTATATTCAAGGCTATCCGCCGGGCCTTAGGGAGAACGGAGCCCAGTATACGCATGGCGTCATCTGGAGCATCGTGGCTTGGGCCAAGCTGGGGGAAGGCGACAAGGCGGCGGACCTGTTCCGGCTCTTGAATCCGGTCAGCCATGCCAAGTCTCCAGGCGATGTGAGGAGATATGGCGGCGAGCCTTACGTCATGGCGGCGGATGTCTATACGACGGATATTTACGGAGGCAAGGCGGGGTGGACGTGGTACACGGGCGCATCCGGCTGGATGTACCAGGCGGGCCTGGAATGGATTCTCGGTCTGAGGCGCGAGGGGGATGAGCTGATCGTCGAGCCGTGCCTCCCGGCGGATTGGCCTTCCGTAAGCCTCACCTACCGCTACGGCGGATCGCGGACGGAGATCCGCGTCCTGAATCCGCATCGCCTCCCCGCCTCCAAAAGCCGGGCGAGAATCAACGGAGCGTCTCCCGGACCGGATGAAGGTCGCGGAGCGCGTATCCGACTGCTCGGGAATTCGGGGGTTCAAAGCGTTACCATTATAATGGAACAAAGTGAAAGCGACGAGAGTGCCGTTTCGGGCCTGAAATGA